CCTGTGTACCAAGTTCTGCCCTGAACCGAAGCGTCCCTCAAACCCGCCCCCTCTTTCAGGCAGGGCTCGCCCATCACATCACGCCTATGCACTTGCCGGGCTCGCGGCTCGCGTCTACGCTGTCCACCTCGTGGAAAGGCCGGACACATGCGGAACCGCAGCCTCACCGAGGTCCCGTGTCCCCTCGCCCGACGCTGGCTACTTCCCCTGACGGAGACTCCGCCTAGGCAGCGCCTACCTGTCCGCCTTCTCAGGTTCTGACGCCGAGGGTCCCTGCCCCACGCCGGCTCGCTGGAGCTGCGTAGGGTACCCCTTAGCTGTCGCCCAACCATTCTGCTTCATCTGCCACTCCCACTCGGGCCGCACCTGCTCAAAGCCGGGGGCGCAGACCCAGACTCTTCAGAACCGTCTGCCACAATAGCCCCTGAGACTTTTTAGAGGTAGAGCTCAAAGGGTATTGCACATGCGCAGAAGGAGCTGCAGGCGAGCAAGTCCCACCCATAACCACGCGCGGCGAGCGCTCGAACTTCCAGACTCTATCTCCCAGAAGCCGGCTCCTGGAGGACCTTGAGAGAATTTTAGAAATCCGACACCTTCTTTAGGAATTCAGAGTTTGTGGGCTAGGGTTATCACTTCTGCCATATGCAGCCCTGAGGGTTTTTTTAGTACCTCAGAAAAAGTCTCACAGCCAATGTGCCTTTTAAAACAGCAGTTGCCCAAAGAAGCAAAGTTGCAAATCAATgtcaattatgaataaaaataggaaagttACTTTAAATcccaagaaataaatgaattaaatactaGGAAATACTATCAATAAGATGGTACTGTTTAAAAGTAAGCAATAAATAAAAGCCTTTCTTTCAGCAGTGACAAACATAAGTTGACACTTCAGctatcaagtaaaaataaatccagGCTTCAGgtaaagagaaacatttttaagaCTATTGCAGTAGAAATAATGCCCTGATTTAAATATCAGAAAGCATctcaaaattaaatagaaaaaggaTCTTCTTTCCTAGGAAGGAATAAGGATTAACAGGAACAACAGGAACTAATTGGGCAAGTGAGTGGAGGAGGTGAACAAACAGCACGATGGGGTAGTCTGGCAGGAAATTTGTCTGACTCTGATTAGCCCTTTTTAGAATGAGCCCTTAAGGGACAGAGGGATATTCGGTATATCTGTGTTTGGTCAGATTAGGAGAAAGCCAAGGTTCAGGGGCTTATGAGGGTGAGATAAGCCTGATTAAAGTTTGACTCAAGCTACACctaccattggagaaggcaatggcaccccactccagtactcttgcctggaaaatcccatggacggaggagcctggtaggctgcagtccatggggtcgctaagagtcggacacgactgagcgacttcactttcacttctcactttcatgcattggagaaggaaatggcaacccactccagtgttcttgcctggagaatcccagggacggtggagcctggtgggctgccatctctggggtcgcacagagtcggacacgactgaagcgacttagcagcagcagcacacctacCATACAAGAAATTCTTAACTGAGTCTGTTAGCCTGAGAAGGAAGGCTACTCAACAACAGGACAATAACTTAAAGACATAATAACATATAAAGAATACCAGTGAAGATTACATAGGTAAACATAAAAACCAGTATTGTTGGGGTTTTTGTTAGTAACTCTTTTGTTTCTCATGTAATTTAAAGACAAACCCACCAGTGGTAATTCTAAGACAATATTAACTCCAGCCTAACAGAGGCAATTctgacctaacagaggcagaagagattaaaaagaggtggcaaaaatacacagaagaacatacaaaaaagatattaatgacctggataacgaTGGTGTGGTctctcacctacagccagacatcctggagtgtgaagtaaagtgggccttaggaagcattactaggaacaaagatagtggcggtgatgaaattccagctgagctatttcaaattctaaagaaCGATGCTGttaaaagtgttgcactcaatatgccagcaaatttggaaaactcagcagtagctacaggactggaaaagatcagttttcattccaattccaaagaaaggcaatgccaaaggatgttcaaattaccatacaattgcactcattcacaTGCTactaatgtaatgctcaaaatccttcaagctaggctacAGCAGTACATATAcggagaactttcagatgtaccaGCTaggtttagagaaggcagaggaaccagaaatcaaattgctcacattcactggatcatagaaaaagcaagggaattacagaaaaacatctacttctgcttcattgactatgagaaAGTCTTTGAATGTGTGgctcacagcaaactggaaaattcttaaagagatgggaataccagaccaccttacctgtctcctgagaaacctgtatgtgggtcaagaatcaACAATTAGAACCTTACATGTAACAGCTAactagttcaaaattggcaaaggagtactgaaaggttgttgttgaatcacgcgaatacaccgggattcttggcccccggaggagaattcaatccggggccagagatgaggcttgatcgctcagagcttttgtgtaataaagttttattaaagtataaaggagatagagaaagcttctgacataggcatcagaagggggcagaaagagtaccccactgctagtcttcagctggatgttatatagtcactagcagtctgttaatgaaagaaaggaatgtcttacaattcagaatggcaccaggcccctcacccataagatgcattttgggataatcttggcaccaaatggcttatcctgggccataaaatgattaacttgaatcttgaagaagggcagaccaccatacaaatagtttcatttacatagattaggggaacaatatctgagtataacatactggtttgtcaagtaggttctgggccaagaggcggaatcgacttggagacagagtttggggtaaaggcatagtacattagcatagcttaagacaaacatttccataagaaaaaggcattggttatctctaggctcaagaatagctaacttcaggccaaaccaggtgtcattatggcaacacagtattttaagagaaacctccctttaaatttgtatagagaaggaaaaaatattgcttgtttgtttcctcctgccgcttaagagagataaaaatgtctgacacttgtaggctatttcctccatttggagacccctggccttcctgcctgttaccctctcattttcATCAACTCCAGTCTCCAGGTCCTGGTCTACAGACTGtgaagtttgtcctttcttcctccttgagaattccagacccctctctccttggggacccctagatttcctatcaacctgcctaggaaatgactctctcattccccccttttcttttaggagaattatgttgtctAGGGAAAAGGGGTGtcgttctcattccataactacttccataactacttccgagctgacaaggggcgttgtccctaaattggtgaggcaacatattctcctaatcctcatattgagaatatctgatccaggggccccaaatagtagctggaggaagctacagcagtagcaggagtttgagcaaccatttgtaacttaaaagctttcatgcggctagaaacaaatccagttgtacaattacagatgcagggagcaaacagcaagaacaaaacaaccagaatgactgtaattaagatagttgtcCACCATGGGGAACTAGTTAACGTTTCCCAAAGTGAagcaattgaggcttcaggagtaTCCATGGCCCCAATCATCTTGGTCGTGTGgttagtaaaatgagtaacattcGTGCTCATATCAGGTATGTATGTACAGCATTGGGTAagaataatggcacaagttcctccttgtgcagctgtcagaatatctagagccaatctgttttgtaaaaccacctttctaatttgtgcttgttcagcattaagagctgaaatagccttttgagaatcttgtaatgcctgttgagtaaaattagtTAAAGCATCCACTCATaacataacatctgtagttcccaaagagggaacaaacgctgcagccaaataatcataccaatgaaatacagaccttgcccaccgagttctaaggtggggtaaattagcaggcttttctggaagctctgaaaatataaagccatgagtaaaggctagacccagggtgcatctccctatccaaccaggggggagccatgcccataggtaagagccacatatccaataagtcctgtttggagcaagccagcacgactgagatatccagtcccaattcgtgcctggccagacaaagggagaacCTGAACTGGGATTGGAAAACACGGAAATGATTACATTGCATGTTTCCTGAGACAAATATCCCACTTGTTTCCAATCAttgtaattaagttgttggctaacttttggggacggctctgtttgttcccagcatatagaggcagtagatattaaacgtcctttttcaggagttagccatgtaacctcatcccatatttgataaacgtcAGGTAAAAAACCGTTAGATCTAGACctatttaccttatatgtagcaaaatagtcattgaaccgagacaatgtataatcaaaattaaaagtcacattatgtccatagttagagtacaaagtgttgcaccagtccattttagggttggtagatgtcatcagatgaagaagaggcatcgcatgtgattgttgtcgaaggtattcacagacttggagaaagtcttttccttgaagtggggatgtccaccacgggaagcctttcactgacgaagaggggagcgctccgcagacccagcagttagaccgattgtggaatgcagcgtaagagtgagcccaggacaggaagacattgtcttgaggatccaacggcagactcaggatatttggagtcagcagaagtaagctCACATAGGTTATCAGGCCCATCAAAAaggtacaaagtcagagcatagaaagtaaagacataaaatgaagtcacttaattttggtcagggtgccacctcttaactcgagtatgatgtacccacgaatcaattcctggtactttgacagctgtgggagaggaaagaataacctggtaaggacCTTCCCAGAGAGGCTCGAGGGATGGGCCCCCAGATCCCAatgtttttatgaggacctcggttcctggctcaaatagaggcttgcttgtctcggaggctgggtcaggagtcatctcccagagttctgttaatgcctgttgaaaagctgagagctgagttacataattagttaattccaaggcttcagggtctataacaatgtctgtgcgtaagaaaggccttccataaatacattcaaagggggacagtcCCTCTTTTTTGGGGGTAGttcgagccctcattaaagctatgggtaagactttaatccatttgtcctgcgtctcttgagttaatttgcgCAGATGccttttgataatgtcattagctttttcaacttttccggaggattggggtctccaggaacagtgtaagtgatattctattcctagagctttagataccccctgagttacagcagctttaaagacggagccattgtcactctgaaggctccgtggcagcccaaacctggggataatttcatgaattaaaatctttataacctccttagcctgttcactacgacagggaaaagcctcaatccatccagtaaaGGTATCTACCCAAACTTTTAAGCAAGAATAtccattagcttttggcatatgagtaaaatcaatttcccaatcctctccaggatacttcccacttcgttgtaatccagattttgctagcttttcagtctttgggttattttttttttttacaaatctcacaccttttgataatattctttaaagttttcattaccCTTTTACCTTCAAACAAACGAGAAACCATTTGGTGAGTACTCTCGgcacccaaatgaaaactctgatgtaaacccttaagaattttccattgagcattttcaggaattattaattgTCCATCCTCAGACTGTAACCgtcctttatcagtaatctttgctcctcgtttctcatatctttctaattcttcctcagtatattgtggtctttcctgttccacaggacctgtccagatcaaaggcgtCTGTAGTGAAGGGGTTTCGTAAAGTGCCgcttttctggcttgacagtcagccagaTGATTACCTTGGGCTATtttactcccatccctgctgtgccctttgcagtgcataacagctacttctttaggacaatatatagcagttaaaagtctctcgatctctctgaaatgcttaataggttctcctgttgctgttttaaagtgtctctctttccatattgcagcatgagca
The Bos indicus isolate NIAB-ARS_2022 breed Sahiwal x Tharparkar chromosome 28, NIAB-ARS_B.indTharparkar_mat_pri_1.0, whole genome shotgun sequence genome window above contains:
- the LOC139180354 gene encoding LOW QUALITY PROTEIN: endogenous retrovirus group PABLB member 1 Env polyprotein-like (The sequence of the model RefSeq protein was modified relative to this genomic sequence to represent the inferred CDS: substituted 1 base at 1 genomic stop codon), producing MGLITYVSLLLLTPNILSLPLDPQDNVFLSWAHSYAAFHNRSNCWVCGALPSSSVKGFPWWTSPLQGKDFLQVCEYLRQQSHAMPLLHLMTSTNPKMDWCNTLYSNYGHNVTFNFDYTLSRFNDYFATYKVNRSRSNGFLPDVYQIWDEVTWLTPEKGRLISTASICWEQTEPSPKVSQQLNYNDWKQVGYLSQETCNVIISVFSNPSSGSPFVWPGTNWDWISQSCWLAPNRTYWICGSYLWAWLPPGWIGRCTLGLAFTHGFIFSELPEKPANLPHLRTRWARSVFHWYDYLAAAFVPSLGTTDVMLXVDALTNFTQQALQDSQKAISALNAEQAQIRKVVLQNRLALDILTAAQGGTCAIILTQCCTYIPDMSTNVTHFTNHTTKMIGAMDTPEASIASLWETLTSSPWWTTILITVILVVLFLLFAPCICNCTTGFVSSRMKAFKLQMVAQTPATAVASSSYYLGPLDQIFSI